A genomic window from Plasmodium coatneyi strain Hackeri chromosome 13, complete sequence includes:
- a CDS encoding KIR protein, which yields MAQTAGILTEKLDTLLPSGGMYKKFGEEFESCGYNAKSKVSDALEQYSEVKTYVDNIWYAVCYASGMAGHEGSKSEYCHYLYYWMWEKLLGTLAEEKISGAMRKIYEKVKAYDNRFQCTDMYPSISIELPKKMKKLYDYTRDYDTIKQQLTDSGSRCDQLCKNYLDNIHTAFKAMESKCNDGSGEDNSKRYCQDFKSWFGSNQQYKELLEKKCKTGTEAKDAVDMHVEALLPQVSVAREVARSKVEEQSQSPTYIPPSTGERTVAATSSVVALIGLPAAAVFFLYKYNLLPTWIDNQFKGGRNRTRKKRTSDTRRNFDTLTTETSTIAPTEYYNGNSTTLGSTLDSAYE from the exons ATGGCACAAACGGCAGGCATACTAACG gaaaagttggaCACATTATTACCTTCAGGAGGCATGTATAAGAAGTTCGGTGAAGAATTCGAAAGCTGCGGTTATAATGCTAAGAGTAAAGTGTCAGATGCCCTGGAGCAATATTCTGAAGTTAAAACATATGTGGATAACATTTGGTATGCAGTGTGCTATGCATCAGGAATGGCAGGACATGAGGGTTCGAAGAGCGAATACTGCCACTacctatattattggatgtgggaaaaattattaggTACTTTAGctgaagagaaaatttcAGGCGCTATGAGAAAGATTTACGAAAAAGTAAAGGCATATGATAACAGGTTTCAGTGTACAGATATGTACCCGTCCATTAGCATAGAACTCCctaagaaaatgaagaagttaTATGATTACACCAGAGACTACGACACTATAAAACAGCAGTTAACCGATAGTGGATCCCGCTGTGATCAACTctgtaaaaattatttggaCAACATTCATACAGCTTTCAAAGCTATGGAATCAAAATGTAATGATGGCAGTGGTGAGGACAACAGTAAACGCTATTGTCAAGACTTCAAAAGCTGGTTCGGCAGTAACCAACAGTATAAGGAACTGTTGgaaaagaagtgtaaaaCAGGAACTGAAGCGAAGGATGCAGTCGACATGCACGTAGAAGCTCTTTTACCGCAAGTTTCCGTAGCAAGGGAGGTTGCTCGGTCTAAAGTGGAGGAGCAGTCGCAGTCTCCTACTTATATACCCCCCTCCACTGGGGAAAGGACTGTTGCTGCTACCTCCTCCGTAGTTGCATTAATAGGACTACCAGCAGCggccgttttttttctgtacaaa tataatcttttacccaCCTGGATTGATAACCAAtttaagggaggaaggaacagaaccagaaaaaaaagaacatctgACACCAGGCGCAACTTtgacacattaacaacagAAACATCAACAATAGCCCCTACCGAATATTACAATGGCAATTCAACAACATTAGGCTCCACATTAGACTCAGCGTacgaa